From Streptomyces yatensis, one genomic window encodes:
- a CDS encoding cysteine dioxygenase family protein, which translates to MSTPTAYPSSRLLTARLGELVGDVREAVDRGLAPDVTAYLVGERLAPHLGAADLLTPEQREGDPDRYRQHVLHAEPDGSFSIVALVWLPGQRTAIHDHVSWCVTGVHEGEEQERRYRLVPDGPGSRLVAVEDVVNPRGAVCGFAPPGDIHRVWNACGTKAISIHVYGADIARLGSSVRRVYDLPTADEAHGLRTADEAHGLRTADGQ; encoded by the coding sequence ATGAGCACCCCGACCGCGTATCCGTCCTCCCGTCTTCTCACGGCACGCCTCGGCGAGCTCGTCGGCGACGTCCGCGAGGCCGTCGACCGGGGGCTCGCGCCCGATGTGACCGCCTATCTCGTCGGGGAGCGGCTCGCGCCCCACCTCGGCGCGGCCGATCTGCTCACCCCCGAGCAGCGCGAGGGCGACCCCGACCGCTACCGCCAGCACGTGCTGCACGCCGAGCCCGACGGCAGTTTCTCGATCGTCGCGCTGGTGTGGCTGCCCGGTCAGCGCACGGCGATCCATGACCATGTGTCCTGGTGTGTGACCGGCGTCCACGAGGGCGAGGAGCAGGAGCGGCGCTACCGCCTCGTCCCCGACGGCCCGGGCTCGCGGCTGGTCGCGGTCGAGGACGTGGTCAACCCGCGGGGCGCGGTGTGCGGGTTCGCGCCGCCCGGAGATATCCACAGGGTGTGGAACGCCTGCGGGACGAAGGCGATCTCGATCCATGTCTACGGGGCGGACATCGCCCGCCTGGGCAGCAGCGTCCGGCGGGTCTACGACCTCCCGACGGCGGACGAGGCCCACGGCCTTCGGACGGCGGACGAGGCCCACGGCCTTCGGACGGCGGACGGCCAGTGA
- a CDS encoding YeiH family protein encodes MTAAPGRARQAAGWRPPATAYGLGLAVAGVAAAWGVHWLLPAVPLLTAAVVLGIVAAHLPGARGLVRGVCRAGLSFAGKRLMRLGIVLLGLKLSLNDVLGLGWATVAMVLGVVAATFCGTWWLGRRMGLRGDQPLLIATGYSICGASAIGAVSEVSESDERDVATSVALVTLCGTLAIAVLPLLQHPLGLDDVAFGRWVGASVHDVGQVVATAQTAGPAALGDAVLVKLVRVAMLAPLVAALATSVRARGRAKAAAGEGTAGEGAKRRPPLVPLFVLGFLAMTALRSTDLLSTAALDTAAHAQELLLAAALFGLGSAVHLPSLTRTGARVAALGLCAWVVIAGASYAGVLLTT; translated from the coding sequence CTGACCGCCGCGCCCGGCCGGGCGCGGCAGGCTGCCGGATGGCGGCCGCCCGCCACGGCGTACGGGCTCGGACTCGCGGTGGCCGGGGTCGCGGCCGCCTGGGGCGTCCATTGGCTGCTCCCCGCCGTACCCCTGCTGACCGCCGCCGTGGTGCTGGGCATCGTCGCGGCGCATCTGCCGGGGGCGCGCGGACTCGTCCGGGGCGTCTGCCGCGCCGGGCTGTCCTTCGCCGGGAAGCGGCTGATGCGGCTCGGCATCGTGCTGCTCGGCCTCAAGCTCAGCCTGAACGACGTGCTGGGCCTCGGCTGGGCCACCGTCGCGATGGTCCTGGGCGTGGTCGCGGCCACCTTCTGCGGCACCTGGTGGCTGGGCCGCCGGATGGGGCTGCGCGGTGATCAGCCGCTGCTGATCGCGACCGGCTACTCGATCTGCGGGGCCTCCGCCATCGGCGCGGTGAGCGAGGTGTCGGAGAGCGATGAGCGCGACGTGGCCACCTCCGTGGCGCTGGTGACGCTGTGCGGCACCCTCGCCATCGCCGTCCTGCCGCTGCTCCAGCACCCCTTGGGGCTGGACGACGTGGCGTTCGGCCGGTGGGTGGGGGCGAGCGTGCACGACGTGGGACAGGTCGTGGCCACCGCGCAGACCGCCGGGCCGGCGGCGCTGGGCGACGCGGTGCTGGTCAAGCTGGTGCGGGTGGCCATGCTCGCCCCACTGGTCGCCGCGCTCGCGACGTCCGTACGGGCCCGGGGGCGCGCCAAGGCGGCGGCCGGAGAGGGGACAGCGGGCGAGGGGGCGAAGCGGCGGCCGCCGCTGGTGCCGCTGTTCGTCCTCGGCTTCCTCGCGATGACCGCCCTGCGCAGCACGGACCTCCTGTCCACGGCCGCGCTGGACACCGCCGCCCATGCCCAGGAACTCCTCCTCGCCGCCGCCCTCTTCGGCCTCGGCAGCGCCGTCCACCTCCCCTCACTCACCCGCACCGGCGCCCGGGTCGCGGCGCTGGGGCTGTGCGCGTGGGTGGTGATCGCGGGGGCGTCGTACGCGGGGGTCCTGCTCACCACGTAA
- a CDS encoding MFS transporter, whose amino-acid sequence MTPRDPHDADAAVTDSAAPLPPQASPLPPEPHDGDLDLDPVLDPGLEGGDDIGDTVLGRRYRALTLGIVTVVSLIAFEASAVNTAMPVAARALDGVELYAYAFSGYFTASLFAMALSGEWCDRKGPLAPLFTGIAAFAAGLLVAGSAQQMWMFVGGRAVQGIGGGLVIVALYVVVGRAYPQRLQPAVLASFSAAWVLPVIVGPLAAGTVTEHVGWRWVFLAIPVLVLPPLAVMLPALRALPPSELSAGMNRRRILLALAVAAGAGLLQYAGQDLSWLSLVPAAAGLALLVPCVLRLLPEGTFRAARGLPSVILLRGVAAGSFLGAESFVPLMLVTQRDLSATAAGLSLTGGGLTWALGSYTQSRPRLEPHRERLMGLGLLLMALSIAMVLLALSDSVPAWIVAVAWVIGGYGMGLAISSGSVLLLKLSRPEDAGSNSASLQVSDALGNITLVGLSGVLFVSFGGGDVAATGSTASHQPAAFGAVYVAMTAVALVGAWVTTRLRPVTA is encoded by the coding sequence ATGACCCCTCGCGACCCCCATGACGCCGACGCCGCCGTCACGGACAGCGCAGCCCCTCTGCCGCCCCAGGCGTCCCCCCTCCCACCCGAGCCGCACGACGGAGACCTGGACCTGGACCCGGTCCTGGACCCGGGTCTGGAGGGCGGCGACGACATCGGCGACACCGTACTGGGGCGGCGCTACCGCGCCCTGACCCTCGGCATCGTCACCGTCGTCTCCCTCATCGCCTTCGAGGCGAGCGCGGTCAACACCGCGATGCCGGTCGCGGCCCGCGCACTGGACGGGGTCGAGCTCTACGCGTACGCCTTCTCCGGCTACTTCACCGCGAGCCTGTTCGCGATGGCGCTGTCGGGGGAGTGGTGTGACCGCAAGGGGCCGCTGGCGCCGCTGTTCACCGGGATCGCGGCGTTCGCCGCCGGGCTGCTGGTGGCCGGTTCGGCACAGCAGATGTGGATGTTCGTGGGCGGGCGCGCGGTGCAGGGCATAGGCGGCGGGCTGGTGATCGTCGCGCTGTATGTGGTGGTCGGCCGCGCCTATCCGCAGCGGCTGCAGCCCGCCGTGCTGGCATCCTTCTCCGCCGCCTGGGTGCTGCCCGTGATCGTCGGCCCGCTCGCCGCCGGGACCGTCACCGAACACGTCGGCTGGCGCTGGGTGTTCCTGGCCATCCCGGTGCTGGTGCTGCCGCCGCTCGCGGTGATGCTCCCCGCGCTGCGCGCCCTGCCCCCGAGCGAGCTCTCGGCGGGCATGAACCGCCGCCGCATCCTCCTCGCGCTCGCCGTCGCGGCCGGCGCCGGGCTGCTGCAGTACGCGGGTCAGGACCTCAGCTGGCTCTCGCTCGTCCCGGCCGCCGCGGGTCTCGCCCTGCTCGTCCCCTGTGTCCTGCGGCTCCTCCCCGAGGGCACCTTCCGCGCCGCGCGCGGCCTGCCGTCGGTGATCCTGCTGCGCGGGGTGGCGGCGGGGTCCTTCCTGGGCGCGGAGAGCTTCGTCCCGCTGATGCTGGTGACCCAGCGCGACCTGTCCGCGACCGCCGCCGGGCTCTCCCTCACCGGTGGCGGACTCACCTGGGCCCTGGGCTCGTACACCCAGAGCCGCCCCCGCCTGGAGCCGCACCGCGAACGGCTGATGGGCCTCGGCCTGCTCCTCATGGCCCTGTCCATCGCCATGGTGCTCCTGGCCCTCAGCGACTCCGTCCCGGCCTGGATCGTGGCCGTGGCCTGGGTGATCGGCGGCTATGGGATGGGGCTGGCCATCTCCAGCGGGAGCGTGCTGCTGCTGAAGCTGTCGCGTCCGGAGGACGCGGGCAGCAACTCCGCCTCGCTCCAGGTCTCCGACGCGCTGGGCAACATCACGCTGGTCGGGCTCAGCGGCGTCCTCTTCGTCTCCTTCGGCGGCGGCGATGTCGCCGCCACCGGCTCGACCGCCTCCCACCAGCCGGCCGCCTTCGGCGCGGTCTATGTGGCGATGACGGCGGTGGCGCTGGTGGGGGCGTGGGTGACGACGCGGTTGCGGCCCGTCACCGCGTAG
- a CDS encoding ribbon-helix-helix protein, CopG family, whose translation MNLRLRDDQQEALKQRAEEEGRSMHAIVLQAIDRYLEQEADRESVQRLGAKYAARHADLLRRLGE comes from the coding sequence ATGAATCTCCGACTGCGCGACGACCAGCAAGAGGCGCTCAAGCAGCGGGCCGAGGAGGAGGGCCGCAGTATGCACGCCATAGTGCTTCAGGCGATCGATCGGTATCTCGAGCAAGAGGCGGACCGGGAGTCGGTCCAGCGCCTGGGGGCGAAGTACGCGGCACGCCACGCGGACCTTCTGCGGAGGCTGGGGGAGTAA
- a CDS encoding type II toxin-antitoxin system death-on-curing family toxin, producing the protein MKYLTVQEVLDLAEIACGGQRIAVRDLGLLSSAVHRPQSQMFGIEAYTDLFEKGAALLQSLAVNRPLADGNKRMAWMCTVAFLDVNGTEMLDVDQDEAYKLVVGVASGALEDVADIASRLRRLHEAM; encoded by the coding sequence GTGAAGTACCTGACGGTCCAGGAAGTGCTGGACCTGGCGGAAATCGCCTGTGGGGGGCAGCGGATCGCGGTGCGCGATCTGGGGTTGCTGAGCTCGGCTGTGCATCGTCCGCAGTCGCAGATGTTCGGCATAGAGGCGTATACCGACCTTTTCGAGAAGGGCGCGGCGCTGCTCCAGTCGCTCGCCGTCAACCGCCCGCTGGCGGACGGCAACAAGCGGATGGCGTGGATGTGCACGGTGGCCTTCCTCGATGTCAACGGCACCGAGATGCTCGACGTCGACCAGGACGAGGCGTACAAGCTGGTGGTCGGCGTGGCCTCGGGCGCGCTCGAGGATGTGGCGGACATCGCGTCCAGACTGCGGAGGCTGCACGAGGCGATGTGA